One genomic window of Leptospira paudalimensis includes the following:
- a CDS encoding M15 family metallopeptidase, with product MFRTKYLLLFLLSILCVCGEKPVKQTQTDLYLGIDKVSYLTGKFNSPGPLAPVILEENAKEHFLRPDVKKALHKMINDFEDSKPSSYKQHIFLVSSFRNFSHQKGIWESKYSGKKAMRVPITGKSPEEIINLILEFSSAPGTSRHHWGTDFDLNALDNAYFESNGKGKILYDWLKENASKYGFCQPYSPLASRNNKGYQEEKWHWSYAPISNQLTKEWVKSFQSGEIKLTGSFMGAEVLGDRALDYVRSINPECEKISSQNL from the coding sequence ATGTTCAGAACGAAATATCTATTATTGTTTTTGCTCTCAATACTATGCGTATGTGGAGAGAAACCTGTCAAACAAACTCAAACTGATTTGTATTTGGGTATTGATAAGGTTTCCTATTTAACCGGCAAATTCAATTCTCCTGGACCATTAGCGCCTGTTATATTAGAAGAAAATGCAAAAGAACATTTCCTTCGACCAGATGTTAAAAAAGCACTTCACAAAATGATCAATGATTTTGAAGACTCAAAACCAAGTTCTTATAAACAACATATTTTTTTAGTTTCTAGTTTCCGTAATTTTTCACACCAAAAAGGAATTTGGGAATCCAAATACTCTGGTAAAAAAGCGATGCGAGTACCGATCACCGGAAAGTCACCTGAAGAAATCATCAATTTGATCTTAGAATTTTCGAGTGCTCCTGGAACATCTCGTCACCATTGGGGAACCGACTTTGACTTAAATGCTTTGGATAATGCCTATTTTGAATCGAATGGAAAGGGAAAAATTCTATACGATTGGTTAAAAGAAAATGCTTCCAAATATGGATTTTGCCAACCATATAGTCCACTTGCTTCACGAAATAATAAAGGTTACCAAGAAGAAAAATGGCACTGGTCTTATGCACCCATCTCAAACCAACTCACTAAAGAATGGGTAAAATCATTTCAATCTGGTGAGATCAAGTTGACCGGAAGTTTTATGGGAGCTGAGGTGTTAGGTGACCGGGCTTTGGATTATGTAAGGTCCATCAACCCGGAGTGTGAAAAAATTAGTTCGCAGAATTTATAG
- the recG gene encoding ATP-dependent DNA helicase RecG: MFDLTQSLSNLKGIGPKRKTVLLEHGVTTYYDLLTYFPRRYLDRNFTKDIILKQGDNVTLLGSIVDSYIVHGKKSRLLVGFRTLNNERINLVFFRGVNFFHKLFAIEKKVVISGKLEYFKGYQIVHPEYEFLSDTDDPEDSIHAGRIIPLYPSTEALKEEGLDSKGLRKLIHQVLESGEIGENLPSKFIKKRRLLGRDEAFRKIHFPDTMETVQISRKRFAYEEFFYFQRLLLYKQRERQKVKRLLWPLPNSPSRVNLEKNLPFELTEDQKIAVTTILSKTNTDSPSAFLLQGDVGSGKTITALLVGLHYIDNHIQVAFLAPTEILARQHYQTIYKFMGNMPFLGIELLLGGENKKSRAEKLNRIKTGESNIIIGTHSLLQEDVIFSDLGLVVIDEQHKFGVDQRETIRAKGKNPDLLAMTATPIPRTLCLTLYGDLTLVNIKTKPKGRKPIDTRWYKEDRRTGVYNSIRKYVTSGRQCYIVYPLVEESEKVDLESCTVAYENLRTNIFPDLKIGLLHGKMKSVEKESVMEKFKSGEIQILVTTTVVEVGVDVPNATILVVEHAERFGISQLHQLRGRVGRSDLESFCILMTGDFVSDEGRDRLEALVTSNDGYFLAEKDLAIRGPGELLGVKQSGLPEFKIADLVVDRELLDEAKEDASSLPLDDPSEVSELRIRFSEGKFLFAN; the protein is encoded by the coding sequence ATGTTTGATCTCACACAAAGTTTATCGAATCTAAAAGGGATTGGCCCGAAACGTAAAACAGTTTTATTGGAACATGGAGTTACAACGTATTACGATTTGTTGACTTACTTTCCAAGACGTTACTTAGATCGAAATTTTACAAAGGATATTATTTTAAAACAAGGTGATAATGTCACTTTACTAGGAAGTATTGTAGATAGTTACATTGTGCACGGAAAAAAGAGTCGATTACTTGTTGGGTTTCGTACATTAAACAATGAAAGAATCAACTTAGTGTTTTTTCGTGGAGTCAATTTTTTTCACAAACTATTTGCGATTGAGAAAAAAGTTGTGATCTCTGGTAAATTGGAATATTTTAAAGGATATCAGATCGTTCATCCTGAATATGAATTTTTATCAGACACAGATGATCCAGAGGATTCAATACATGCTGGTCGGATTATTCCTTTGTATCCATCCACTGAGGCACTCAAAGAAGAAGGATTGGATTCAAAAGGTTTACGAAAACTCATCCACCAAGTATTAGAAAGTGGTGAGATAGGAGAAAACCTTCCTTCTAAATTTATCAAAAAACGAAGGTTACTCGGCCGTGACGAAGCATTTCGGAAAATTCATTTTCCCGATACAATGGAAACAGTCCAAATTTCCAGGAAACGTTTTGCCTATGAAGAGTTTTTTTATTTCCAAAGACTCCTATTGTATAAACAAAGAGAACGACAAAAAGTAAAACGATTGTTGTGGCCTCTTCCAAATTCACCTTCTCGCGTTAATTTAGAGAAAAATCTTCCTTTTGAATTAACAGAAGATCAAAAAATAGCGGTTACGACAATACTCTCCAAAACAAATACAGATTCACCTTCGGCGTTTCTGTTACAAGGGGACGTTGGATCTGGAAAAACCATTACTGCACTACTTGTAGGTTTACATTATATCGATAACCACATCCAAGTTGCCTTTTTAGCTCCAACAGAAATTTTAGCTAGGCAACATTACCAAACAATTTATAAATTTATGGGCAATATGCCGTTCCTTGGCATTGAATTGTTATTAGGTGGTGAGAATAAAAAATCTAGAGCTGAAAAGTTAAACCGTATCAAAACTGGTGAATCCAATATCATCATTGGAACGCATTCTTTGTTGCAGGAAGATGTGATTTTTTCTGACTTGGGACTGGTTGTCATTGATGAACAACATAAGTTTGGTGTCGACCAAAGGGAAACAATTCGTGCCAAAGGAAAAAATCCTGATCTATTGGCTATGACAGCAACTCCTATTCCCAGAACACTTTGTCTCACTTTGTACGGGGACTTAACTCTTGTGAATATTAAAACAAAACCAAAAGGTCGTAAACCCATCGACACACGTTGGTACAAAGAAGACCGACGAACAGGCGTATACAATTCAATTCGAAAGTATGTAACCTCGGGTAGACAGTGTTATATTGTATACCCTCTTGTTGAAGAATCGGAGAAGGTTGATTTGGAATCTTGTACGGTAGCTTATGAAAACTTACGAACTAATATTTTTCCTGATCTTAAAATTGGATTATTACATGGAAAGATGAAAAGTGTTGAGAAAGAATCCGTTATGGAAAAATTTAAATCAGGAGAGATCCAAATTTTAGTCACTACAACTGTTGTGGAAGTGGGAGTGGATGTACCCAATGCTACAATTTTGGTAGTGGAACATGCGGAACGATTTGGAATTTCCCAATTACACCAGTTACGTGGTCGAGTAGGAAGAAGTGATTTGGAAAGTTTTTGTATATTGATGACAGGTGATTTTGTCAGTGATGAAGGTAGAGATCGATTAGAAGCATTAGTAACCTCCAACGATGGTTATTTTTTAGCCGAAAAGGATCTCGCCATTCGTGGTCCTGGCGAACTTTTAGGAGTCAAACAAAGTGGGCTTCCTGAGTTTAAAATTGCTGATTTGGTTGTGGACCGTGAACTTTTGGATGAAGCAAAAGAGGATGCATCATCCCTTCCGTTGGATGATCCAAGCGAGGTATCTGAACTCAGGATACGATTCAGTGAAGGCAAATTTTTATTTGCGAATTAA
- a CDS encoding metallophosphoesterase family protein, with protein sequence MKIIYLTDIHDGLHGLKKILQSTEADLYLFSGDIIYKAFFSFDRIIDFCGVQEELYYLLTERKDDSTPFDFTTHAIRFPEKYSTAIVEKSQKYRDLYKLAAKTMKEKYEIIEKLILKYAKSPVYCLPGNYDLDLQYTELYQREVHRKSFDFRNIKVSGYGGAPIWTSGIPEKLTVVFHEYTKNGKNYSEPEDFFREELPDICWIHNPAYGYFDTIPGVGKCGSQGIRRYLDDESPSLVVSGHVHEDQGIKKTKNTVFINPSNFGAVDSLHGFQEGGYYAEIIMEGKNVVQSNLCQLKEDVCHTLIEVDCSEKQLKLISQNSISTVSSEDYIRGN encoded by the coding sequence ATGAAAATCATTTATCTTACGGATATCCATGATGGACTTCATGGTCTAAAAAAAATTCTACAATCAACAGAAGCAGATTTGTACCTTTTTTCCGGAGATATCATCTACAAAGCATTTTTTTCCTTTGATCGTATCATCGATTTTTGTGGTGTCCAAGAAGAATTGTATTATTTATTAACTGAAAGAAAAGACGACTCAACTCCCTTTGATTTTACAACTCATGCGATTCGTTTTCCCGAAAAGTATTCTACAGCCATTGTTGAAAAATCACAAAAATATAGAGACTTATATAAGTTAGCTGCTAAAACGATGAAAGAAAAATATGAAATCATCGAAAAATTGATTTTGAAATACGCAAAATCACCTGTTTATTGTTTGCCGGGAAATTATGATTTAGATTTACAATACACTGAATTGTACCAAAGAGAAGTGCATCGTAAAAGTTTTGATTTTAGAAATATCAAAGTATCTGGGTATGGTGGCGCACCCATTTGGACTTCAGGAATACCTGAGAAACTAACGGTTGTTTTTCATGAGTATACGAAAAATGGAAAAAACTATAGTGAACCTGAGGACTTTTTCCGGGAGGAACTACCTGACATCTGTTGGATACACAATCCAGCGTATGGTTATTTTGATACCATTCCAGGAGTAGGAAAGTGTGGTAGCCAAGGGATACGTCGTTACTTAGATGATGAATCTCCTTCTCTTGTTGTCTCTGGTCATGTTCACGAAGACCAAGGAATTAAAAAAACTAAAAATACTGTTTTTATCAATCCATCTAACTTCGGTGCTGTGGACTCTTTACATGGTTTCCAAGAAGGTGGATATTATGCTGAAATTATAATGGAAGGAAAAAATGTTGTACAATCCAATCTTTGCCAATTAAAGGAAGATGTTTGCCATACCTTAATTGAAGTAGATTGTTCGGAAAAACAATTAAAACTCATTTCTCAAAATTCAATTTCAACTGTGAGTTCTGAAGATTACATTCGAGGAAACTAA
- a CDS encoding NAD(P)H-dependent glycerol-3-phosphate dehydrogenase: MKIGIIGAGSFGTALGSILADKGYDVTLWTRSEEQARSINENHMNSKHMPDLVLPEKLRANTDLIQVVKDKEMIVSAPPSHALSGILKEIKDHIPHKVPIVSASKGIENESLRLVSEIFESELPGQYHSQLSYLSGPSFAKEMVKRVPTIVSIASKNEATAKRVQEIFSFTYFRTYWTPDVVGVEVGGALKNVIAIAAGVADGLGFGQNTRAALITRGLNEITRMGIKMGADPMTFLGPSGMGDLVLTCCGEASRNRTVGFRLGKGEKLKEILASMNEVAEGVKTTLSTKNLSDKLGVEMAITQEVYRMLYEDKDPKEVVKALMGRDLKREGV; the protein is encoded by the coding sequence ATGAAGATTGGAATCATAGGTGCTGGAAGTTTTGGCACTGCACTAGGTAGTATTTTGGCAGATAAGGGTTACGACGTCACCCTTTGGACTCGGAGTGAGGAACAAGCTCGTTCCATCAATGAAAACCATATGAATTCCAAACATATGCCCGATTTGGTGCTTCCAGAAAAATTGCGGGCGAATACAGACCTCATTCAGGTGGTAAAAGACAAGGAAATGATTGTTTCCGCACCACCAAGCCATGCACTTTCCGGCATCCTAAAGGAAATTAAAGACCATATCCCGCATAAAGTTCCCATTGTTTCCGCATCAAAAGGGATAGAAAATGAATCCTTACGACTTGTCTCGGAGATTTTTGAATCGGAACTTCCAGGCCAGTACCATTCTCAACTTTCCTATCTTTCTGGACCTAGTTTTGCAAAAGAAATGGTAAAAAGAGTTCCCACCATTGTCTCCATCGCTTCCAAAAACGAAGCAACCGCCAAACGAGTGCAAGAGATTTTTAGTTTCACTTACTTTCGTACGTATTGGACTCCCGATGTTGTTGGTGTGGAAGTGGGTGGTGCTCTGAAAAACGTGATTGCCATTGCCGCTGGAGTTGCTGATGGGCTTGGGTTTGGACAAAACACAAGAGCTGCTCTCATCACACGTGGGTTAAACGAGATCACTCGGATGGGAATCAAAATGGGAGCAGATCCTATGACCTTTCTTGGACCATCAGGTATGGGAGATTTAGTCCTTACCTGTTGCGGGGAAGCCTCTAGGAATCGAACTGTAGGTTTTCGATTGGGCAAAGGAGAGAAGTTAAAAGAAATTTTGGCATCGATGAATGAAGTGGCAGAAGGTGTCAAAACAACTCTCTCCACCAAAAATCTTTCGGATAAATTGGGAGTAGAAATGGCAATCACTCAAGAAGTGTATCGCATGTTATACGAAGACAAAGACCCAAAAGAAGTTGTAAAAGCTCTCATGGGCCGTGACCTCAAACGGGAAGGTGTTTAA
- a CDS encoding MAPEG family protein, protein MEPIYLALILFTLWTLGLGVTLITYRSVQVLLGKKKSNEFPAGIQHGSDFNWRLNRAHLNCLENLPLFVAVVFLTVSLGKVNEFVNQAGFVILGARVLQSLTHLIGTNVLAVNIRFTFYMIQIVTYIVLLIQLF, encoded by the coding sequence GTGGAACCCATCTATTTGGCATTGATTTTATTTACTCTTTGGACTTTGGGTCTTGGAGTTACATTGATTACCTATCGAAGTGTACAAGTGTTACTTGGTAAAAAAAAATCTAATGAATTTCCTGCAGGTATCCAACATGGAAGTGATTTTAATTGGAGGTTGAATCGGGCTCATCTCAATTGTTTGGAAAACCTACCTTTATTTGTGGCGGTTGTATTCTTAACTGTGAGTTTAGGAAAGGTAAATGAATTTGTGAATCAAGCAGGATTTGTGATTTTAGGAGCAAGGGTATTACAATCGCTTACTCATTTGATTGGAACGAATGTCCTTGCAGTGAACATCCGTTTTACATTTTATATGATCCAAATTGTGACTTACATTGTTTTACTCATCCAATTATTTTAA
- a CDS encoding alpha/beta fold hydrolase encodes MLSLEIIEQGVPPEGAQGFLILWPSTGGNARSFRIRESELIDYGLRLIRFNPPSHGDSNGTYDPKSAITLLDEYLRKQNYIGKQLYGIGHSGGGAALLLYAKQVQFQNLFLLSPILNSVQSLEFLYESNSIEEFSRLLLLPNISDDESPNKQILETLSTSLWLETGKVNHLSFPVKNTRIQLDSLAQFLQNLFLPGFRVENVDFEKRTDITIFLPAMDKWFPKEITSEFAKRNHIRLVEILEAPDHFFSKSWLSVWKQIKTIAWGDKESYPS; translated from the coding sequence CTGTTGTCTCTAGAAATCATCGAACAAGGAGTTCCGCCTGAAGGAGCACAAGGTTTTCTCATCCTTTGGCCAAGCACAGGTGGGAATGCACGTTCCTTTCGTATACGAGAATCAGAACTTATCGATTACGGACTCAGATTAATCCGATTCAATCCACCATCACATGGTGATTCCAATGGAACATATGATCCAAAATCCGCCATTACGCTGTTAGATGAATATTTAAGGAAACAAAATTATATTGGGAAACAATTGTATGGAATTGGACATAGTGGAGGTGGCGCAGCCCTTCTTTTATACGCAAAACAAGTACAATTCCAAAATTTGTTTTTATTATCTCCCATCCTAAATAGTGTCCAAAGTTTAGAATTTTTGTATGAATCAAATTCCATAGAAGAATTTAGTCGATTGTTACTTTTACCAAACATTTCTGATGATGAATCTCCCAACAAACAAATATTAGAGACTTTATCCACTTCACTTTGGTTGGAAACAGGTAAGGTTAACCATCTTTCTTTTCCAGTTAAAAATACAAGGATACAGTTGGATTCACTTGCTCAGTTTTTACAAAATTTATTTTTACCAGGATTTCGTGTGGAAAACGTTGATTTTGAAAAAAGAACAGATATAACAATTTTTTTACCGGCAATGGACAAATGGTTTCCAAAAGAAATCACATCCGAATTTGCAAAACGAAATCATATACGATTGGTAGAAATTCTGGAAGCACCTGATCATTTTTTTTCAAAGAGTTGGCTTTCTGTTTGGAAACAGATCAAAACGATTGCTTGGGGAGATAAAGAATCCTATCCCAGTTAA
- the map gene encoding type I methionyl aminopeptidase, which produces MSIQNEKDLQGILKAGKFVAKVRELLKLLAKPGVSTLELDMAAKHEFENAGAYSAPKFDYQFPGFTCISTNFEIAHGIPKKETILKEGDLVNVDVSAKLDGYYADTGISFIVGNTNPNLEKLCETAIEGTMRATKQAYTGNYLRNIGKEIHSAAKENGFTVIKNLAGHGTGKKLHEEPQVLVYEDKRDHRKLNHGLVLAIESFISTGSQTAFEEADGWTLVAGNRKGNLSYVAQCEHTVIVQNGKPIIATL; this is translated from the coding sequence ATGTCGATTCAAAATGAAAAAGACCTTCAAGGGATTTTAAAAGCTGGCAAGTTTGTCGCAAAAGTACGTGAACTTTTAAAATTATTAGCAAAACCAGGTGTATCTACATTGGAACTGGATATGGCTGCCAAACATGAGTTTGAAAACGCAGGGGCTTATTCAGCACCAAAGTTTGATTATCAATTTCCTGGTTTTACCTGTATCAGCACCAATTTTGAAATTGCTCATGGAATTCCTAAAAAGGAAACCATTTTAAAAGAAGGCGATTTGGTGAATGTAGATGTATCTGCAAAACTCGATGGGTATTATGCTGACACTGGGATTTCTTTTATTGTTGGAAACACAAACCCTAATTTGGAAAAACTTTGTGAGACTGCCATTGAAGGAACCATGCGTGCCACAAAACAAGCGTATACTGGAAATTATTTAAGAAATATTGGAAAAGAGATACATTCTGCTGCCAAAGAAAATGGATTCACTGTCATTAAAAACTTAGCTGGACATGGCACTGGAAAAAAACTGCATGAAGAACCACAAGTGTTGGTTTACGAGGACAAACGGGACCATCGTAAACTGAACCATGGCCTTGTCCTTGCAATTGAATCCTTTATCTCCACAGGAAGTCAAACTGCTTTTGAAGAAGCAGATGGATGGACCCTTGTGGCCGGGAACAGAAAAGGAAATTTAAGTTATGTGGCACAATGTGAACATACTGTCATTGTGCAAAATGGAAAACCCATCATTGCCACTTTGTAA
- the arsS gene encoding arsenosugar biosynthesis radical SAM (seleno)protein ArsS (Some members of this family are selenoproteins.), translating into MDLTEQHSTLQSYSGNPFLKTVGKPIQARSIKVFQINVGKWCNQACRHCHVDASPIRTEMMDRNTAELCIDLISKIPEIETVDITGGAPEGNPHFKYLVTESKRLGKRVMDRCNLTILEEPGYEWLYEFLKENEVEIVSSLPSVLENVTDNQRGKGVYQKSITALKKLNVLGYGTTLPIHLVYNPNGLFLSSGQTQLEKEYKENLFKKYGIVFNQLFCINNLPINRFLGSLVRSGKFEMYMETLVNAYNPATVNGLMCLDQISVGYDGSVYDCDFNQMLELKSKEVKHIKDFDLHSFLGREIVVANHCYGCTAGAGSSCGGEIV; encoded by the coding sequence ATGGACTTAACCGAACAACATTCCACCTTACAAAGTTATAGCGGGAATCCATTTTTAAAAACGGTTGGAAAACCAATCCAAGCTCGTTCGATTAAGGTATTTCAAATCAATGTTGGCAAGTGGTGTAACCAAGCTTGTCGGCATTGCCATGTGGATGCATCTCCCATTCGCACAGAGATGATGGATAGAAATACTGCGGAACTTTGTATTGACCTCATTTCAAAAATTCCAGAAATCGAAACCGTGGATATCACTGGTGGTGCACCAGAAGGGAATCCACATTTTAAATACTTGGTAACAGAATCAAAACGCCTTGGAAAACGAGTGATGGATCGATGTAACCTCACCATTTTAGAGGAACCAGGTTATGAATGGTTGTATGAATTTCTAAAAGAAAATGAGGTTGAAATTGTTTCGTCGTTACCTTCCGTGTTGGAAAATGTGACGGACAACCAAAGAGGAAAAGGTGTGTATCAGAAGTCGATTACCGCCTTAAAGAAGTTAAACGTTTTAGGTTACGGCACAACACTTCCCATCCATTTGGTATACAACCCCAATGGATTGTTTTTAAGCTCTGGGCAAACACAATTAGAAAAAGAATACAAAGAGAATCTATTTAAAAAATATGGAATTGTATTCAACCAACTGTTTTGTATCAATAACCTCCCCATCAATCGGTTTTTAGGATCCCTTGTCCGAAGTGGTAAGTTTGAAATGTATATGGAAACATTGGTCAATGCTTACAATCCAGCAACAGTGAATGGACTCATGTGCCTGGATCAAATATCAGTAGGGTATGACGGGTCAGTTTACGACTGTGATTTTAACCAAATGTTGGAATTAAAATCCAAAGAAGTGAAACACATCAAAGATTTCGATTTGCACTCCTTTCTTGGACGAGAGATCGTTGTAGCAAACCATTGTTATGGTTGTACAGCTGGAGCTGGTTCTAGTTGTGGTGGAGAAATTGTCTAA
- a CDS encoding arsenosugar biosynthesis-associated peroxidase-like protein — translation MAENHYYNAKDLGKFGEIGRTNPALADKFFGYYNAVMAEGALTEREKALIALAVAHALKCPYCIDAYTTTSLQKGADEAQMNEAVHVAAAMAAGINLVHSVQMQNKIDELSF, via the coding sequence ATGGCAGAAAATCATTATTACAACGCAAAAGACTTAGGAAAATTTGGAGAAATTGGTCGCACGAATCCCGCTCTTGCTGATAAATTTTTTGGGTATTACAATGCTGTTATGGCGGAAGGAGCACTCACGGAAAGAGAAAAAGCTCTCATTGCACTGGCAGTGGCTCATGCTTTAAAATGCCCTTATTGTATCGATGCATACACAACCACCTCACTCCAAAAAGGTGCTGATGAAGCTCAAATGAATGAAGCGGTGCATGTGGCTGCAGCAATGGCTGCTGGGATCAACTTGGTTCACAGTGTTCAAATGCAAAACAAAATTGACGAACTCTCTTTTTGA